Genomic segment of Cryptococcus neoformans var. neoformans JEC21 chromosome 5 sequence:
GATAGTCGGCATCATCGCCAAATTCGATCCTCAGAATCTTCACCCGCGCTTGGCAGCCCTAGATAGGGCCACGCTCTCTCAGGTCACAAAGGGAGATATGGTCAGCATTGCAATTCCAGAGGGGCCTTTTTTGCGGGAGCTCGGCAGGCTTTGCGACACCGACCCCCAGGGCCTGCTGATGTTCGGGACTTCCGCAAATCTTACAGGGCAGGGACAGCGATTCCGCATTGAAGATATTGAACCCGCTGTGCTTGCGCATGTCGACCTGGTGGTTGATTACGGTCTGCAGAAGTGGCATATTTATGGCCGCGGCGGGGTTAACTTCGATGCCGAGAATATGAAGGTCTTGCGAATGGGAGCCGGGTACGAAATATTTAGGGACAGGATCTTGAGATGGTTCCCTCAGCTGTTGAAAGAATCCGGCGTTGGCCTTGAAGAGGATCCGGAGCATGGGATCAGGGAGTCGCACGTTGGGGAATAGACCACTTCAGTCAAAGAATGGCGATGGTCAGAAACAAGAGGATTACTATAAGAACATTGGGACGAATGCGAATTCTCCTTTTCTGAAAACTTAGGTGTTGCTGGCTTGGGCGATGGCCAGTGGGACTTTGGTGGTTGCGATCTTGTGAGTATCCTACTTTAGCAAGATGCCCAATGATCACACGCTGACGACTGTTTTAGACAAACGAGCGGTAGAGATAATTCATTAGCGACGACATATATGGGCGCCTTGTTGTAGTATGTTCATTATTTCTTATTCTCTCTTGTTTGAGGCTTATCCGCCTTCTACAGCACTGTAGCTGGTCTCGCCTGTATGTTGCCCTGCTCAGTGGTCTTGCCTGTATGTTGCTCTGCTCAACAAGACTCATCGAGAAGTATGCTAACCCTTTTCGTTGCAATCTTCCGACTCCTTGGACCTTCAGAAATATTTTGTCATTAGTTTAGTCTATTTGCCAAAGAATAAATGGAGGGTAATGAATCAAATTTATACTCTTGACTTGCGTCTAATTTCAGGTTATATGTGAGTAATGCTCAATATCTGGAGTGTTAGAATCTTCCTGATGGTTTATTGCTAGTTGTACGCCCCGTTTGACACGAGGAAATGACTACGTTAGGATGTGTATAGTGTGATAACATGAGTCGGTCCATGGATACTTAATGATACTGCATCAGACATGATATTCAAGGTGCATCATGCTCGCATACATTCTTCAGACCAGCGTCAATCTGCCACTCAATGCTGGGAGGGTTTCGTCTTTCTCAAAGTCCCATACTCCTCTcgaccttcctccttcttgccgtTATTCCCTGCTTGCGACCTCTAAGCTGGAACAACTCCATTGTAACCAAGAGAAAAAGTGCTTACTCAAGTATCTGGAGAACGTTCACCATTAGGGtagggaaaaagaaggcggAGGGGTGACGGAAGGGTCAGTATCAAAGGAAAAGCAGTATCGTCATCGACTCGAAGAACCGGATCGTACATGAAAGGACGGGGAGAAGTATGGACTGTATCTTTGTTGTGCAGTGTCGCTATTTTTTTGGTTTGCATTCACCAGCAATCTAAGTGCTAAGCCACATGCATACTTGACTATCTGTCTTTGACCTAACTTGGCACGTGCGGAATTTAGGAAAACTTGGCATAGGGCGTATCCAAAAATCTACATATCGTTTATGTTTGATATCCATCGGTCTTCATTATCAACAATATGAGGGAtgaaagacgaagaggtGGTCATGAGGACAGTGATAATGCTCACAGTTGctaagaaggagagatagaAGCGGAGAGCCGACTCCGCCGTACGTATCTCTGGCCGGCATTGGGAGCTCTTATTTTATAATTATGAAGGGGGGATATTTCAGGATAGCCGACTTTTCTTACGCCTTGCAGATAATATATTCCAGAGAACGGTAGCATCATTGTTATCTGTAAACTGGTGCTACCCGCAGCTCTCCGCCTCTGCCGCCGTGAACCAATTGCAATATGCTGTTAATTTGAATGAGAGATTACAGAGCTCCCTGTATTCGTTCCTGCAAGAACGCAAGGCATAAATAACAGCCAGTAAGCTAATGGGGCGGTACCTGATCCGCTGAACGGCTGTACCTGAATGGAAGGCGGAAGTGGAACGAGATAAGACGAGACGGTGATCCGCGTATATAATTTTCGTCGGTCGGGTTTCTTTGTCACTTTTTAGCCGACTTAAAGAGCGGCTCATTTCCCGAAAAGCCAATTTAAAACTCGCAGGACCTCCTTCGGCGCCCCTTCGGACTTGGTGTCGCCTTCCAATGGCAGCGAAGGATCGAGAGAATCGGGAAAGAACGAATCCGACAATTAGCCAGCTCGCCTAAATATTCTCCAAGTTATACGACGAGGAGATTCAACGCGAAAGCGAAAAGCCGAGGTCTTCTGTTGACGGACGGCGGACAGATACGATAGCCACGAGAGATAAGGGTGTGAACAGGCTCAAACAAGATTGGGTAGCGGGGAAAGCATATACATATTACAGGACGTTCTCCTGTGTAAACGATCACCCAATCTCAACTTTTGTAACCGTACAGCCTCTAACAGTCGTTCTCTGATTGACAAGAAACAAGAGGCAAGCCAACATTAGAGGCATATTCACCCAATGAGTTCATTGAGCAAATTCCAGGTCAAACTGGAGACAATATTTTGGGGGAAGCCTCCTGCAGACCCAAAAGAACGTAAGCTTTTGCTGAAATTGGATCTGGTTATCTTGACCTATGTCTGCTTGTCTTGTGAGCCTTTTCTACGTGCAATGGAGATAGCGACTGATATCAGGCCTTCCCAGATTTCTGTAATTGTGAGTGGGACGAGCCGATCCACTGAAACCTTCGTGCCACTGCTTATCGGGAGCCATACCAGATCTGGACAGAGCGAATCTTGCCAATGCGGTACGCCACAAGTTTGACTTACTGTTAATATAGACTGACAAACACATCTAGTACACTACCGGCATGAGAGAAGATGTAGGCTGTGAGTGCTGAATCCGTGACACAGAAGgacatgatcatgattGACAATTCTGCAGTCAAAGGTAACGACTACACCTACGCGAATTCCATGTTCACGGCTGGCTATATTATTGGTCAATGGCCCTCTGCGCTCATTCTCTCTTCTGGCCGCATTTCACCAAGATTCTGGTTCCCTTTTTGCATGCTAGCTTGGGGGCTGTGTACTCTTGGTTTGACCTGTGAGCGTCCATCCAAATTCGGGTCAAACAAGCACTGAAATCAGCAGGGGTCAAAACTCCTCATCAGGTTTGGGGCATTCGATTTGTGCAAGCATTGTTTGAAGCATCCACGTTCAGTGGTACCCATGTATGTGCTTTTCCTGTATAAGCGTGCATGGGGCAACCGGCTCACCTATGCAGTATATTCTTGGCTCCTGGTATAAAAACGGGGAGCTGGGTAAGCGTTCCGCCGTCGTGAGCCCTATTCCTCATGAATAAGCCTCCTCAGCTAATAATCATTAGTTCGCAACTGCTGCTCAATGCGGCACCTTGTTTTCTGGCATTATGCAAGGTGCAATCATGACCAATTTGGACGGCAAAAACGGGTTCAAAGGTTGGCAATGGCTGTATATTATTGACTTCATTATTACTATTCCAATTGGTAAGTAGACACTTTACGGTGCGCCCACTGCATGCTGACATTTGTGTAAGCTATCTACGGTTTTTTGATGTTCCCTGGTACCCCCCAAACTACCAAGGCTTGTTAGTGCAATTGTTCGCATTATTCAACGGGATGAACTAACCTGACAATGCAGTCTGGCttactgaagaagaacgagaGCTCTGTGTTCAACGTTTGCCTCCCGCCGAACATCATAAAATGACTCTTAAAAGCTTAGGCAAATCCGTCAAGAGGCTCGTTACCACGTGGAGGTGGTACCTATTCACTCTTTTATTTACCGTGTCAGCCACAGCATTCGAGAAGGTCGGGGTATACACAGAGTTTAACTTGTGGCTTAAGGCTGCTGGATACAACGCTAGCCAGAGTATGTCACCATTTTCAAGTTAACAGTAATTTGAACACTAACCGAAAAGTAGTTTCTTACTATCCCTCTATCTTTACTGCAACTGCCATTGTATCCACTTATTTCCTCACTGTTATCTCCGATGTTACCCGCAATCGCTTCGTCATTAACCCTATAATGTATCTGGCCGTCTTCATCTCATCGGTGATGCTCCTCAACTGGGACCACCTCAACAAAGGTGCTCATTGGTTCGCCTACATCATCGGAGGCTTTGGCTACGCGGGGCAAGCAAGCAATTTTGCTTGGGCGAATGAGATGTGTAGGGATGACGATGTGGTGAGGTCGTTGACTCTATTTTCCATGAACTGTAAGCATATCCAATTTCAATTCCTGGCTTAGCTGATCCGCATATTAGTGTTCTCTAGCGTTTGGAATCTGTGGTATCAGATTGTGGCCTGGCCTGTTGTCGAAGCACCCCGTTTCCGAAATGGCCAAATTGCCACTTTGGTCACGGGTGCCGCATCCGTTGGTATTGCCGTCACCATTGTCTACTGCTCCAAAAAGTGGCCACCTGCTATTGCCAATGCGGAATTGGATCATGAACGTGAAAGTGTAGCTGAAGGCGAGAAGAGTACAAGTaaggacgaagaggcaGGAGTCAGCGTTGAAGGCGTCGCTCATTAGGCGACGGAATTCATCATTGTTGGCGTATGTTCAGGTTGCTAGATATCACAGGTATAAATGTCCAAGTTGTCTATTATTAGTGTTAGGGCGCATAACTTTATAAATATGGAAACCGCCTTTCTAATTTGATTGTCAGCGCTCAATTCTCAACGTGGTGATTCTATCGAGTCGAATCATTAGAACCGTCATAGGGTACAAGCCGTGACATCCGAGGCCATAGTTAACCGATCTCCTTAAAGCAATGTTAAAGCAATGTTGTCCCACTGAAGTCGTCGAAGGCGGATAAACAGTAGTCATTCATGAGGGTGATTATTTTATGAGAAGTACGAAGAAGACCTTTATATTTATTTATTACAAGTTTTGTTATGTAAAAAAAAGGCTAAAAATAATGGCGCCACCCGGGATCGAACCAGGGACCGCACGATTTGATTCTTTATTTGAACTTCAGTCGTGCGCTCTCCCAACTGAGCTATGTCGCCGAATAGAAAAAGTGATTTACATCGCATATAGTTAAATAAAATCATACTTAACAAAAGGTAGTGGAACTTAAAAAAACAACAACCATAACCACAACACAAAAATGATGACAATTGAATTTAATCGGTTGGCATCagccgtcttcttcttgccaaGGACTGGAAGTGTTACATAAATGGGGATGCAACCTTATTGCTTTCTTCCTAATTTTTACATCTTCGTGTGCGCTACAAGAATTGCCAGACTCGTTTGATCAATCAGAATATTTCTACTTCTCCTGCCCACGAGCGCTTTTGATCATCGACCGCAACAACACAATCTACCTTTGCCACTACTCATTTGCCAAGCCTCCTTTCAGCACCATGGCCACCAATCCTGATAACCGTTCACTCCCCGATGGATGGGTACAGCAGTGAGCTTTGCTGGTTTCTAACACTGTGTGTTTCAttaaaaaaataaaaagcTGAACCTCTGTAGGTTTAACAACGACCATCAAGCGTGGTTCTATGTCAATACAAAAGCTCCTGGCGGTCCGTCCAGTCAGTGGACTCAGTACGtctgtcttcttccactgaAATGAGTATGGTCGCTGATTCTTTGTTATCCGAAGCCCTGCAGATGACCTACCAAAGTATGCGCCACCGCCAGGGAACCCTCCTTCCAAAACGTCCACGCCTTTTGCTCCTGCCGACGATAAGTCTTATGGAGTTTCCGATCCTTATTATCAATCTTCCACTCCTCAGCCCACGGATCGTCAGCAAACTCCTTATCAATCAACCTCTCAATCTGCTTCTCCGGGACCACAAAGTCAgcaggggaagaagcgagGCATTGGAGGTTTGTTTTCCAAGTTTAGTGGAAACAATAAACCTTCGGGGTATCAGCAGGGTTACGGTCAAGCTTATCcccaacagcaacaacaataCGGAGCATATCcccagcaacaacaataCGGAGCGTATCCCCAGCAGCAATATGGGTATGCTCAACAGCCTATGTATCAGCAACAGCCCATGTATGCTCAACGGCCTCAGAGGTCAGGGATGGGTGCTGGCGGAGCTGTAAGTCATTTATGACGTACCAACGGGGTTTTTATGAGCTGACAGGAGTATGATCATCGTAGGCGGCTCTTGGAGTAGGAGGTGGTCTTTTAGGTGGCATGCTCATTGGTAATATGATCAGTGATTCGCAGCATGATGCGTACATGGACGGATATCAGGATGGCGATATGGGTGGGGATATGGGTGGGGATATGGGAGGTGGTGATTTTGGTGGTGATTTCTGATGTGACTGCTGCAACCATCTTTCATCGTCGGTACACTTTCTACTGACGTTATATACGGTGTAAAACATCATGTTGTATGCATGTGAGAACGAGACAATATGATTTCCTCATGGGTAGCTACAATGGAACGCGACTGCTACAGTATCTGCCGCCAAAAAAAGCTTGCTAACATGTACAAGTACAAGCGCAGCAGTAGGCTAGCCAGTGATGAGTGGTGGATTGATGTGATGAGTTGGTGATGAGTGGTAATAAGCAATGAAAGAGGTGTTTGTCACCGCCCTTAATGCGTGCTGCATaataatgatgatgatgacttAATTATTATAATTATGCATACACGTGTGTATGTCATTCAATTAGCGGAACCGAACCGACATTATTATTTGAGAAACATGCACACGGAGTCGACGCAAATGTCCGACCGACGAACCAAGTCTGCCACACCATCATTATTACATAATCTTTGAAAGAATATTTTGTTGCCACTCGCGGACTTTTGATCAAACCCCTCGAAACTCCGAGCGGCAGCACTTTAACGGATTGAAAGAGAACTTCGAATTCTGTTCTTTTAACCGTCAAGCCCAAAAATGCCTCCCCAAGTTAAGACCAAGGGTGAGTTGAGGATCCTTCTCACATGGACCGGAGGAATGAGGGGAGCATTGGGGGACGAGTCAAAAAGGAGGGATACATGGGAAAGAACGTATGCTGACAGCTTTTCACAGCCCAAAAGGCCGCCGCCGCTATGGCCGGTTCCAAGGCCGGGTAAGTCTATCATTTCCATCCCCTCCAACATATATCTCCCAGTGCTTTAAGCGGACACGGAAAACGATTGTGTTGGATGTGGGAAACTGGCAGTGAAAAGAATTGGAACTGACTTTTGGTGGATAACagtaagaagaagaagtggagcAAGGGCAAGGTGAAGGACAAGGCCAACAACGCCGTCATCGTTGACAAGGCTGTCTAGTAAGTATACCTTGAGAAAGCTACCAAACCTTGGTGGGACTGACAATTGTCCAGTGACCGAATTATCAAGGAGGTCCCCACCTACAAGCTTATTTCTCAATCTGTCCTCATCGACCGAATGAAGATCAACGGTTCCCTCGCCCGACGTGCCATCGCTTtccttgagaaggagggtcTTATCAAGCGAGTTGTCCACCACCACGCTCAGCTCATCTACACCAGGGCGACTGCTGCTTAAGGAGTAGATGTACGATAGGGAGATGGATTGATTCAATGACTTCATGTGCTTGTGCGATCTGCAGTTTGGCAGCATCTGTCGGTCTTCGGAAGCGATATAAAAAATCACATTCAGCCCCTGGTTCCAATGTTACTATTTAGTTTATGTCTAGCTAACCATTCCCAGACCTTGTTGCCGACTTGTCTCATGGTTTGTcgcacctcttccccctcttttCCGGCTTGAACCATAACCGGCCTGCCCGCATCGCCGCCATCGCTCACCGATGTCACTAATGGGAGTTTGCCTGCGTTTGTTAAGATTGTGCGAGACGTCTGGGTTTGGGCCAACTCACCTAGGACGTCCAAGTTCAAATCCTTTGCCGCTTTTTCGAATTTAGCTGAGCTGCCGAACAGCTCATGAGGTGTCGTACATGATGTACAGGTGAAATGTGACATGTTGAGTAATAAGCCGATTATCTATGCAGCTATTGAGCTTCTCTGATAATGCCTGCCCATTCGAAGGACATACTGGGATGGAGACCTTATTGAACATGCCCACACCTTTTCTAGCATCAATCAGAGCGACGTCTTGAGGTGTGGAAACGATGACAGCGCCTTGTACTTTTTTCAGTTGTGTAATTGGGGTACGCCTTTTCGACATTTACTTACCATCGACAACAACCAACTGTCCGAGACTCAACTGCACATCGCCCGTTCCAGGCGGCATATCGATCACCAGCACGTCTAAATCTTCCTTGCTTCCATTCACATTAGGAGATGTCCAGTCAACGTCAAAAAGTAATTGCTGGACAGCCTTCATTACCATCATACCTCGCCAGACGACGGGAGAGTCGTTTTCGGGATTGGGAGCTAGCATTTTCATGAGCTGGAGGGAACTGATGTAGGTAACGAAGCGACTTTACGGAGAAGGTAGCCTATAGACATGGTTTTGACTCCATGATTTTGTAATGGCAAAAGTTTGTTTTCTTCAATGTACTCTTATCAGCCTTCCTCGTGTTGCTCTTATAGCGAGCAAATACATACCATCACTAAGTCTTGGATCGCCGGCATTCTCCAAACCCATCAATTTCGGCACTGATGGGCCAAATATGTCCAGATCGAGAAGTCCGACCTTTGGTGCGCGGTCGGATGGAGAAGTGTTGAGCAAAGAGAGAGCGAGATTGGCTTTGTAGGATAGTTGTCAATGATGAATTACACTTGACGAGGGCATTCATTGCTCTttgggacaagaaggagggactCACCGGCGACAGTACTTTTGCCCACTCCACCTTTACCACTtgcgacgacgacgacttGCTTGACGCCTCTTATTTTAGATTTCTGGGGAGGtgctcctcttctgggGATGGTGGGTGGCGGGTTCGGATTGCGTTTCGGGATACCCTATGGACGGCGCTGTCAGTGGCTGCTGGCGAGGGCTAGGTGGACGTACGAGCGGGTTTTCATGGGAGCGCACCCGGGCAGAGACATGTAGAGTCCTCTGTGGGCGGAGGAGCGGGCGGAGAGAGGcgaaggggaggagaggacgCTGCATTATGGTGGAGTATGGAGATGTATACAAAAGTCACTCGGGCAAAATCCACTCGGTAATAACAAAAATAATCCTCAGCCTTGTGCGTCATTCCCCAATCATCTCTCGACtgccacttcttcctcgccatcaAACACCCCGTGCTCCCCATCAGACACCCTCTCCACGCCATCGCTCCCTGCGTGCACGCCATCCGCCCCGCCACTCATTCAACACAAAGCTACATACACGGCCACACGACCCCCTCGCCGCACGTACACCTCCGCATCGCCCTTCCGCAAATCCACGAATCCACATACCCACATCTCGCTTCGCCCGCCTTTTTCTCGTGCACACACATAACTCGGCCCCATAAAATCTCCCTCCACATCTCATGGAACGATAATACTTCGCCAGAAAAACATGGATAATACTGTTGCGCCATCTAAAGGCAAAAAGCCCGGAGGCGCCAGACCCAACCCTGGCACTCGACCTGAAAGCGGTGGGCCAGCCAGGCCAACCGGGGCGGGTGGTGTGCCAAAGCTCAGTATACCTCCGGACAACGTCCGTAAGTGCAGAATATCATCAAGTTGATGGGCAGATCAACTGACGTGAATGGGATCCAGCCGGTATGCATGTTGACCAAGCAGGCCAGGGAGGATGGCATCAGCCcgcctctcttccatctcttgcTCTCCGTCCGATGCGCCCTTCTCCAACCccttcgtcgtcgtctCGCCCTAAACTATCTCTGACCCCGCTTACCCCGACTATTCCTGCTTCGTCAAGctctgctccttcttcagcgTCCCCAGCTCCTCCCAATAGGCCAGCACTCTTGAACGCTCATTCTGCTAGAGGATATGGGGAGAGAAACACACCAAGCTTAAAACTTTCCATTCCAGGAGCCAGCTCCGTCGGACCGGGCTTCTCCACCGAGCACGACTACCCTCTTGAACTGCCGGACGATACCGACGCATTATCCTCTGAACTGAAGACGCCGACGCCTGGACGTCCTGCTGGAGGAGGCTTGAATCTAAGTCTGTCTTCCCTTTCACTTACATCTTCCGAAGATGCGAACCCCACACTACAAGCTCGCGGAAGGGACtatgatgaaggagaatcATCGTATGGTTACGGGTGTGTGGGTAACGGTCTGATTGGACCTGGAGGTGATGCGATCAGTGCCATGACGGAGGATATTAGACAAGCATTATCTCGAAACCGGTTTGAAACTGGGTCCGATAGAGGAGGAGCGAGGAGCCGAGCAGGCAGCTTGATGAGCGATAGTAGCCGGGCTACCGCAGGACGTGATCGGTCAGATTCGGCATCACTGTATAACGCAGCTTCAAGGCGTGAATCACCGTCTGCTAGCCTATCTGGAGGATCTGCAAGACAAAGTCTGGATCTACCGCgagcagcagaagaggtGAACGAGCAAAAGGAATCACCAGTATTTGATCCTGAAGGACTGGTAATGATGAGAAGGCTCGGTGAAGGGACTGGTGGCTCAGTGGATATGGTACAGGACCGAGCCACAGGTCGCATTATGGCCAAGAAGGTAAGGACAACCATTGGATTCTGTCATGACTACCATTAACCACTGACTGCAGGTTATCACTCGAACCTCGAACCCAATGGTGCACAAGCAGCTCCTTCGTGAACTAGAGATTCTTAACTCTTGCGCTTCGCCGTTTATTGTGGAACATTATGGATCTTTCTTGGCGGATCATGATTCATCAATAGGAATTCTCATGGAGTACTGCGAAGCCGGCAGTCTGGATAGTCTTCTGGgtaagatgaagaagaagagtatgaGGTGTTCCGAACATGTCCTGGGTAGAGTTGCGTCTTCGGTGTTGAAAGGTCTTGACTATCTCCACCAACGGCGGATCGTTCACCGAGACATCAAACCCTCCAATATCCTTATCACTCGACAGGGGGCCGTCAAGCTTTGTGATTTTGGAGTCAGTGGAGAGCTGGTAGAGTCTTTGGCGGGGACTTTTACTGGGACAAGCTTTTACATGGCCGTAAGTAACCCCTTTGGTACATCAAACCGAATAGCTGATGTCGTAATTAGCCTGAAAGAATACAAAACAAGCCTTACTCGATCAAGGCGGACGTTTGGTCTCTCGGCATGACCTTGCACGAGATCGCCCACCTCCGATTCCCATTTCCTCCCGAGGGCGAAAATCAATCAGTAGCACCTATAGAGTTATTGTCATACATTGTGACGGCACCCGTACCGGTAATGATCGATGATCTAAGTGTGGGGAGGGTGTGGAGCGAGCCTATCAAAGATTTCATGGGACAATGGCAAGTTCATCTTCATTGAGGGAGCAAGATACGATGCTAAAAGAAATATATCCAGCTTGATAAGATCGGGAACAGATAGGCCCTACCCTTGGCAACTACTGCAGCATCCCTTCATTGTCGCCAGTGAAGCTAAAAAGGTGAACATGGCCAAATGGGTAGCAGCCCTTTGCAACTGGCCTCTATcatagaaaaaaaaaagggggggCGCCATATGCCCATCCAAAATTGTCCCCGCGCCCTTGAT
This window contains:
- a CDS encoding expressed protein; this encodes MVSHTIPNPGNAPNVSHDAREAYETLKSGGVIIAPTDVGYALMTSTQAGIQRIFAAKDRRQGHNIGIIGTYRQHREIHVLPESKFELTRVLTEDMGMIVGIIAKFDPQNLHPRLAALDRATLSQVTKGDMVSIAIPEGPFLRELGRLCDTDPQGLLMFGTSANLTGQGQRFRIEDIEPAVLAHVDLVVDYGLQKWHIYGRGGVNFDAENMKVLRMGAGYEIFRDRILRWFPQLLKESGVGLEEDPEHGIRESHVGE
- a CDS encoding transmembrane transporter Liz1p, putative; this encodes MSSLSKFQVKLETIFWGKPPADPKERKLLLKLDLVILTYVCLSYFCNYLDRANLANAYTTGMREDVGFKGNDYTYANSMFTAGYIIGQWPSALILSSGRISPRFWFPFCMLAWGLCTLGLTWVKTPHQVWGIRFVQALFEASTFSGTHYILGSWYKNGELGKRSAVFATAAQCGTLFSGIMQGAIMTNLDGKNGFKGWQWLYIIDFIITIPIAIYGFLMFPGTPQTTKAFWLTEEERELCVQRLPPAEHHKMTLKSLGKSVKRLVTTWRWYLFTLLFTVSATAFEKVGVYTEFNLWLKAAGYNASQISYYPSIFTATAIVSTYFLTVISDVTRNRFVINPIMYLAVFISSVMLLNWDHLNKGAHWFAYIIGGFGYAGQASNFAWANEMCRDDDVVRSLTLFSMNLFSSVWNLWYQIVAWPVVEAPRFRNGQIATLVTGAASVGIAVTIVYCSKKWPPAIANAELDHERESVAEGEKSTSKDEEAGVSVEGVAH
- a CDS encoding ribosomal protein, putative, yielding MPPQVKTKAQKAAAAMAGSKAGKKKKWSKGKVKDKANNAVIVDKAVYDRIIKEVPTYKLISQSVLIDRMKINGSLARRAIAFLEKEGLIKRVVHHHAQLIYTRATAA
- a CDS encoding mitogen-activated protein kinase kinase, putative yields the protein MDNTVAPSKGKKPGGARPNPGTRPESGGPARPTGAGGVPKLSIPPDNVPGMHVDQAGQGGWHQPASLPSLALRPMRPSPTPSSSSRPKLSLTPLTPTIPASSSSAPSSASPAPPNRPALLNAHSARGYGERNTPSLKLSIPGASSVGPGFSTEHDYPLELPDDTDALSSELKTPTPGRPAGGGLNLSLSSLSLTSSEDANPTLQARGRDYDEGESSYGYGCVGNGLIGPGGDAISAMTEDIRQALSRNRFETGSDRGGARSRAGSLMSDSSRATAGRDRSDSASLYNAASRRESPSASLSGGSARQSLDLPRAAEEVNEQKESPVFDPEGLVMMRRLGEGTGGSVDMVQDRATGRIMAKKVITRTSNPMVHKQLLRELEILNSCASPFIVEHYGSFLADHDSSIGILMEYCEAGSLDSLLGKMKKKSMRCSEHVLGRVASSVLKGLDYLHQRRIVHRDIKPSNILITRQGAVKLCDFGVSGELVESLAGTFTGTSFYMAPERIQNKPYSIKADVWSLGMTLHEIAHLRFPFPPEGENQSVAPIELLSYIVTAPVPVMIDDLSVGRVWSEPIKDFMGQCLIRSGTDRPYPWQLLQHPFIVASEAKKVNMAKWVAALCNWPLS